From the genome of Candidatus Neomarinimicrobiota bacterium, one region includes:
- a CDS encoding RNA recognition motif domain-containing protein — translation MAKTIYVGNLPFSATEPEIRTLFEEFGTVHEVKMIFDRETGRFRGFGFVEMEDEEANTAISQMDGKEFGGRTLRVSEARERPAGRR, via the coding sequence ATGGCAAAGACGATTTATGTCGGCAACTTACCATTCAGCGCGACCGAACCGGAGATTCGAACCCTGTTCGAGGAATTTGGTACCGTGCATGAAGTCAAAATGATTTTTGATCGCGAAACCGGCAGGTTCCGGGGTTTTGGCTTCGTTGAAATGGAGGATGAGGAGGCCAATACTGCTATCAGCCAGATGGACGGAAAGGAGTTTGGCGGTCGCACTCTGCGTGTGAGTGAGGCGCGAGAACGTCCCGCCGGTCGGCGATAG